In one Gracilinanus agilis isolate LMUSP501 chromosome 6, AgileGrace, whole genome shotgun sequence genomic region, the following are encoded:
- the LOC123251966 gene encoding olfactory receptor 5D18-like, translating to MVISDRNQSALVVFVLLGFSDYPEFKIFLFLIFLAIYVITVMSNLGMLIIIILTPKLHTPMYFFLKHLSFVDFCYSTAVTPKLLENLVAEDRTMSITTCMIQFFFTANCALIDTFILAVMAYDRFVAICNPLLYMTIMSQKRGALLMAAAYSWGILFSLLFTYSLLVLSFCGTNIINNFLCEYSGILSVSCSDKHFSEMILFIVGNFNMLSTLIVIFTSYIFIFVTVMKMQSARGRHKAFSTCASHLTAVGIFYGTVLFLYCIPNTKKSWLTAKVGSVFYTVIIPMLNPLIYGARNRDVKETIRKLMNLK from the coding sequence ATGGTGATCTCTGACAGAAATCAGAGTGCTCTAGTCGTATTTGTTCTCTTGGGATTCTCTGACTACCCAGAATTTAAgatctttctctttctgattttcctgGCCATCTATGTGATCACTGTTATGAGTAATCTTGGAATGcttataatcattattttaacCCCCAAATTACATACACccatgtattttttccttaaacaCTTATCCTTTGTAGATTTCTGTTACTCCACTGCAGTTACACCAAAACTGTTGGAAAACTTAGTTGCTGAAGATAGGACAATGTCTATCACTACTTGCATGATACAATTTTTCTTTACTGCTAACTGTGCATTGATTGACACATTCATTTTGGCAGTGATGGCATATGACCGTTTTGTAGCCATCTGTAATCCTCTTTTATATATGACTATCATGTCACAGAAACGTGGTGCCTTGCTGATGGCTGCAGCCTACTCCTGGGGCATACTTTTCTCTTTACTCTTCACCTACTCTCTCCTTGTTTTATCTTTTTGTGGGACTAACATCATCAATAATTTTCTGTGTGAATATTCTGGCATACTCTCTGTGTCATGCTCTGATAAGCACTTTAGTGAGATGATACTTTTCATAGTTGGTAATTTTAATATGCTGAGCACACTAATAGTCATATTCActtcctatatttttatttttgtaactgtTATGAAGATGCAGTCAGCCAGAGGGAGACATAAGGCTTTCTCCACTTGTGCCTCTCACCTGACAGCTGTTGGAATCTTCTATGGAACCGTCCTTTTCCTCTACTGTATACCCAATACTAAAAAATCATGGCTTACAGCCAAAGTAGGTTCTGTTTTCTATACAGTAATCATTCCCATGCTGAACCCTCTAATATATGGTGCAAGGAACCGTGATGTTAAGGAAACAATTAGGAAGTTAATGAATTTAAAGTGA